The Setaria italica strain Yugu1 chromosome IX, Setaria_italica_v2.0, whole genome shotgun sequence genome has a window encoding:
- the LOC101754067 gene encoding protein TIFY 11d-like: protein MAAARRSRFAMTCALLRQYMRKNQGQGQGRMGDLVRLFQAPPPWPVAPEENDDMTTKLFPVGAAMVQPPAQERPEAKKAPSVTIFYEVPQVDEAQMRTPSLHRFLRKRKLRISETDPDHNEDKTPAKKQKDAAVGEPFLDVPDPSWLRL from the exons ATGGCCGCTGCTCGGAGGAGCAGGTTCGCCATGACATGCGCGCTCCTGCGGCAGTACATGAGGAAGAAccaggggcaggggcaggggcggATGGGTGACCTCGTTCGCCTGTTCCAGGCGCCACCGCCCTGGCCGGTGGCGCCCGAGGAGAACGACGACATGACCACGAAGCTCTTCCCCGTTGGCGCTGCCATGGTGCAGCCGCCGGCCCAGGAGAG GCCGGAGGCGAAGAAGGCGCCGTCCGTGACCATCTTCTACGAAGTTCCTCAAGTCGACGAAGCACAGATGAGGACGCCGTCGCTGCATAGGTTCCTCAGGAAGAGGAAGCTCAG GATCAGCGAAACCGACCCTGATCACAACGAGGACAAGACACCAGCCAAGAAGCAGAAGGACGCCGCTGTCGGCGAGCCGTTCCTAGACGTGCCTGATCCCTCGTGGCTCAGGCTCTGA